In the genome of Candidatus Methylomirabilota bacterium, one region contains:
- a CDS encoding prepilin-type N-terminal cleavage/methylation domain-containing protein — MIPGVAARTKRRLALGGQRGFTLIELMIVVAIIGILAAIAIPLYANVQARARIAKAQADARAIASAVSIYSAHMGNVPTATDLSELTVVVTNGQGQTAGPFLARTPSVPANWTPAAGYAYAASTVSGTFNISATGDAATVTVP; from the coding sequence GTGATCCCGGGCGTCGCGGCCCGGACGAAGAGACGGCTGGCCCTGGGCGGCCAGCGAGGCTTCACCCTGATCGAGCTGATGATCGTCGTGGCGATCATCGGCATCCTGGCGGCGATCGCCATTCCGCTCTATGCCAACGTGCAGGCGCGGGCGCGGATCGCCAAGGCCCAGGCCGACGCGCGGGCGATCGCGTCCGCGGTGTCGATCTACTCGGCCCACATGGGCAACGTGCCGACGGCGACGGACCTCAGCGAGCTGACGGTGGTGGTCACGAACGGGCAGGGGCAGACGGCCGGACCGTTCCTGGCGAGAACGCCGAGCGTGCCCGCCAACTGGACGCCTGCCGCGGGCTACGCGTACGCCGCGAGCACCGTGTCGGGGACGTTCAACATCTCCGCGACGGGCGACGCCGCGACCGTCACGGTTCCGTAG